One Drosophila virilis strain 15010-1051.87 chromosome 5, Dvir_AGI_RSII-ME, whole genome shotgun sequence DNA window includes the following coding sequences:
- the LOC138911402 gene encoding uncharacterized protein isoform X1 codes for MENININDVSIATLKSWLALLNLPTEGTKTELMARLNKVPVDIRDDAAKELEVQRNKEQTIEAQNELQNIMQQQRDEIANGAEMLKLMRLEIEASRKFLEEFQVTVNRNSHIGGSDGGEQESEVGDLLQLEDGHTEERPRSTDGNAGAADYTGTDGNAGAADHAGAAGNAGAAGRIDESGNAVGGNLNNCIQTGAMMLAKEILLEFTGESEVRKWVMQFFNVAKIYRLNDMQQHLLCISKLKGGALKWLHADPMRIIAPIDEMLNQLVLAFGGGFSKSELRQKFEDRVWKPDEVFATYFSEKSILAQDINIDVEELMEGIIRGIPCENLRTQASMHCFTNPAQILRAFAAIKLPIKRVRNHVVKQTAQEAQADKQQRCYNCNVKGHWAKDCLKPKREAGSCYACGSKDHLIAGCPNKKMPYRLWQPYFIFKGKVCAIKSKAYARCKFVCRFK; via the exons atggaaaatataaatataaatgacgtgtcaatagcgacattgaaaagttggttggcattactaaatttgccaacagagggtaccaaaactgagctgatggcgagattaaataaggtaccagtggatatccgagacgatgctgcaaaggaacttgaagttcaacgtaacaaggaacagacaattgaggctcaaaatgagttgcaaaacataatgcaacaacagcgtgacgaaatagcaaatggcgccgagatgctgaaattgatgcgtctcgaaattgaagcgtctcgaaaattcctagaagaatttcaagtaacggtgaaccgcaactcgcacatcggcgggagcgacgggggagagcaagaaagtgaagtcggcgatttattgcagctagaggatggtcacactgaagaaagaccacggtcgacggatggcaacgctggtgcagctgattacactggaacggatggcaacgctggtgcagctgatcacgctggtgcagcgggcaacgctggggcagctggaaggatcgacgaaagtggcaacgctgtcggaggcaacttaaataattgcatccaaactggagcgatgatgttagccaaggaaattttattagaatttactggagaaagtgaggtgcgtaaatgggtaatgcaattcttcaatgtggccaagatctacagactaaatgatatgcaacagcacttgctttgtataagcaaattgaaaggcggtgctttgaagtggttgcatgcagaccctatgcgcatcattgctccgattgacgagatgctaaatcaattggttttggccttcgggggaggattttcgaagtcggaactacgacagaagttcgaggatcgggtttggaaaccagatgaggtgttcgccacatattttagcgaaaaaagcatattggcacaggacatcaacattgatgtagaggagttaatggagggtattattcgaggcataccttgcgaaaacttgcgcactcaagctagtatgcattgctttaccaatccggctcaaattttacgtgcgtttgcagctataaagttgccaattaaacgggtacgaaaccatgtagtgaaacaaactgcacaggaagcacaggcggacaaacaacaacgttgctacaattgcaatgttaagggccattgggccaaagattgtttaaagcccaaacgggaggcaggatcttgctatgcgtgcggctcaaaggatcatttaatagcaggatgtccaaataaaaa aatgccttatagactctggcagccctatttcatttttaaaggaaaagtttgtgccattaaaagtaaagcgtatgccagatgcaaattcgtatgtaggtttaaatga
- the LOC138911402 gene encoding uncharacterized protein isoform X2, which translates to MENININDVSIATLKSWLALLNLPTEGTKTELMARLNKVPVDIRDDAAKELEVQRNKEQTIEAQNELQNIMQQQRDEIANGAEMLKLMRLEIEASRKFLEEFQVTVNRNSHIGGSDGGEQESEVGDLLQLEDGHTEERPRSTDGNAGAADYTGTDGNAGAADHAGAAGNAGAAGRIDESGNAVGGNLNNCIQTGAMMLAKEILLEFTGESEVRKWVMQFFNVAKIYRLNDMQQHLLCISKLKGGALKWLHADPMRIIAPIDEMLNQLVLAFGGGFSKSELRQKFEDRVWKPDEVFATYFSEKSILAQDINIDVEELMEGIIRGIPCENLRTQASMHCFTNPAQILRAFAAIKLPIKRVRNHVVKQTAQEAQADKQQRCYNCNVKGHWAKDCLKPKREAGSCYACGSKDHLIAGCPNKKYDMENKYNAL; encoded by the exons atggaaaatataaatataaatgacgtgtcaatagcgacattgaaaagttggttggcattactaaatttgccaacagagggtaccaaaactgagctgatggcgagattaaataaggtaccagtggatatccgagacgatgctgcaaaggaacttgaagttcaacgtaacaaggaacagacaattgaggctcaaaatgagttgcaaaacataatgcaacaacagcgtgacgaaatagcaaatggcgccgagatgctgaaattgatgcgtctcgaaattgaagcgtctcgaaaattcctagaagaatttcaagtaacggtgaaccgcaactcgcacatcggcgggagcgacgggggagagcaagaaagtgaagtcggcgatttattgcagctagaggatggtcacactgaagaaagaccacggtcgacggatggcaacgctggtgcagctgattacactggaacggatggcaacgctggtgcagctgatcacgctggtgcagcgggcaacgctggggcagctggaaggatcgacgaaagtggcaacgctgtcggaggcaacttaaataattgcatccaaactggagcgatgatgttagccaaggaaattttattagaatttactggagaaagtgaggtgcgtaaatgggtaatgcaattcttcaatgtggccaagatctacagactaaatgatatgcaacagcacttgctttgtataagcaaattgaaaggcggtgctttgaagtggttgcatgcagaccctatgcgcatcattgctccgattgacgagatgctaaatcaattggttttggccttcgggggaggattttcgaagtcggaactacgacagaagttcgaggatcgggtttggaaaccagatgaggtgttcgccacatattttagcgaaaaaagcatattggcacaggacatcaacattgatgtagaggagttaatggagggtattattcgaggcataccttgcgaaaacttgcgcactcaagctagtatgcattgctttaccaatccggctcaaattttacgtgcgtttgcagctataaagttgccaattaaacgggtacgaaaccatgtagtgaaacaaactgcacaggaagcacaggcggacaaacaacaacgttgctacaattgcaatgttaagggccattgggccaaagattgtttaaagcccaaacgggaggcaggatcttgctatgcgtgcggctcaaaggatcatttaatagcaggatgtccaaataaaaagtatgatatggaaaacaaatat aatgccttatag